A genomic window from Anticarsia gemmatalis isolate Benzon Research Colony breed Stoneville strain chromosome 24, ilAntGemm2 primary, whole genome shotgun sequence includes:
- the Gprk2 gene encoding G protein-coupled receptor kinase 2 isoform X4 codes for MELENIVANTVYLKAREGGSDSNKGKSKKWRKILQFPHISQCLDIKTKIDVGYDYVVDQQPIGKLLFRQFCERNRPHYHKYNNFLDATDRYEVEVDEARVSLAAEVFGKYLKTDDCEAVTDVVGKEVVDAAYNLIHAGYKDIFVECVRCVKNFLAGSPFAEFERSMYFHRYLQWKWLEAQPVTQHTFRMYRVLGKGGFGEVCACQVRATGKMYACKKLEKKRIKKRKGEAMVLIEKQILQRINSRFVVNLAYAYETKDALCLVLTIMNGGDLKFHIYNMCSGTDTGLGLERARFYAAQVACGLEHLHKMGIVYRDCKPENILLDDAGHVRISDLGLAVDVPEGGTVRGRVGTVGYMAPEVIDNERYAFSPDWFSFGCLLYEMIEGRAPFRARKEKVKREEVDRRVKHEQEKYSSKFSECGRALCSALLAKSPGSRLGCNVARRGALHVKEHRFFANLNWARLEAGMVDAPFVPDPHAVYAKDVLDIEQFSTVKGVNLDAADDTFYGKFNTGSVSIPWQSEMIETGCFNELNVFARGDDNREAPTADLQLVPATNTQEEEKGCFMFARRVLCPQKKVSARLRAVPVPEHLLAPSSPPPAAPPTPAS; via the exons ATGTAGGTTACGACTACGTAGTGGACCAGCAGCCGATCGGCAAGCTGTTGTTTCGCCAGTTCTGCGAGAGGAACAGGCCGCACTACCACAAGTACAATAACTTCCTCGATGCG ACAGACCGCTACGAGGTGGAGGTGGACGAGGCGCGCGTGTCTCTGGCCGCCGAGGTGTTCGGCAAGTACCTCAAGACGGACGACTGTGAGGCCGTCACGGACGTCGTCGGGAAAGAGGTCGTCGACGCCGCTTATAACCTTATACATG CGGGCTACAAGGACATATTCGTAGAATGTGTTCGTTGCGTGAAGAACTTCCTCGCGGGCTCGCCGTTCGCCGAGTTCGAGAGGTCCATGTACTTCCACCGGTATCTCCAGTGGAAGTGGCTGGAGGCTCAGCCGGTCACGCAGCACACCTTCAGGATGTACCGGGTACTTGGCAAGGGCGGCTTCGGAGAAGTTTGCGCGTGTCAG GTTCGCGCCACAGGCAAGATGTACGCATGCAAGAAGTTGGAGAAGAAACGCATAAAGAAACGCAAGGGCGAGGCGATGGTGCTCATTGAGAAACAGATCCTGCAGCGGATCAACTCGCGCTTTGTCGTCAACCTGGCGTACGCGTACGAGACCAAGGACGCGCTTTGTTTAGTACTCACTATTATGAACG GCGGTGATCTGAAGTTCCACATCTACAACATGTGCAGCGGCACGGACACCGGGCTCGGACTGGAGCGAGCCAGGTTCTACGCCGCGCAGGTCGCGTGCGGCCTCGAACACTTGCACAAGATGGGCATTGTTTACAG AGACTGCAAGCCAGAGAACATTCTGTTAGACGACGCGGGTCACGTGCGCATCTCGGACCTGGGGCTCGCCGTGGACGTGCCCGAGGGGGGCACGGTGCGGGGGCGGGTCGGCACGGTCGGGTATATGGCGCCCGAG GTGATAGACAACGAGCGGTACGCGTTCAGTCCGGACTGGTTCTCGTTCGGCTGTCTGCTGTACGAGATGATCGAGGGACGCGCGCCCTTCAGGGCTCGCAAGGAGAAGGTCAAGCGGGAGGAGGTCGACAGGAGGGTGAAG CACGAACAAGAGAAGTACTCGAGCAAGTTCAGCGAGTGCGGTCGCGCACTATGCTCCGCGCTGCTGGCCAAGAGCCCGGGCTCGCGGCTGGGCTGCAAcgtggcgcggcgcggcgcgctgCACGTGAAGGAGCACCGCTTCTTCGCCAACCTCAACTGGGCGCGCCTCGAGGCCGGCATGGTGGACGCGCCCTTTGTACCTGAC CCGCACGCAGTGTACGCGAAAGACGTGCTGGACATAGAACAGTTCAGCACAGTGAAGGGCGTGAACCTGGACGCGGCCGACGACACGTTCTACGGCAAGTTCAACACGGGCTCCGTCAGCATCCCGTGGCAGAGCGAGATGATCGAGACCGGCTGCTTCAACGAGCTCAACGTGTTCGCGAGAG GTGATGACAACCGGGAGGCTCCGACGGCGGACCTGCAGCTGGTGCCCGCCACCAACACGCAGGAGGAGGAGAAGGGATGCTTCATGTTTGCCAGACGG GTCCTCTGTCCCCAGAAGAAGGTGTCGGCCCGGCTCCGCGCCGTGCCGGTGCCGGAGCACCTCCTGGCGCCGTCCTCCCCCCCTCCCGCCGCGCCCCCCACCCCCGCCAGCTGA
- the Gprk2 gene encoding G protein-coupled receptor kinase 2 isoform X2, translated as MELENIVANTVYLKAREGSDSNKGKSKKWRKILQFPHISQCLDIKTKIDVGYDYVVDQQPIGKLLFRQFCERNRPHYHKYNNFLDAVSTYNISCDTDRYEVEVDEARVSLAAEVFGKYLKTDDCEAVTDVVGKEVVDAAYNLIHAGYKDIFVECVRCVKNFLAGSPFAEFERSMYFHRYLQWKWLEAQPVTQHTFRMYRVLGKGGFGEVCACQVRATGKMYACKKLEKKRIKKRKGEAMVLIEKQILQRINSRFVVNLAYAYETKDALCLVLTIMNGGDLKFHIYNMCSGTDTGLGLERARFYAAQVACGLEHLHKMGIVYRDCKPENILLDDAGHVRISDLGLAVDVPEGGTVRGRVGTVGYMAPEVIDNERYAFSPDWFSFGCLLYEMIEGRAPFRARKEKVKREEVDRRVKHEQEKYSSKFSECGRALCSALLAKSPGSRLGCNVARRGALHVKEHRFFANLNWARLEAGMVDAPFVPDPHAVYAKDVLDIEQFSTVKGVNLDAADDTFYGKFNTGSVSIPWQSEMIETGCFNELNVFARGDDNREAPTADLQLVPATNTQEEEKGCFMFARRVLCPQKKVSARLRAVPVPEHLLAPSSPPPAAPPTPAS; from the exons ATGTAGGTTACGACTACGTAGTGGACCAGCAGCCGATCGGCAAGCTGTTGTTTCGCCAGTTCTGCGAGAGGAACAGGCCGCACTACCACAAGTACAATAACTTCCTCGATGCGGTTAGTACCTACAATATTTCATGCGAT ACAGACCGCTACGAGGTGGAGGTGGACGAGGCGCGCGTGTCTCTGGCCGCCGAGGTGTTCGGCAAGTACCTCAAGACGGACGACTGTGAGGCCGTCACGGACGTCGTCGGGAAAGAGGTCGTCGACGCCGCTTATAACCTTATACATG CGGGCTACAAGGACATATTCGTAGAATGTGTTCGTTGCGTGAAGAACTTCCTCGCGGGCTCGCCGTTCGCCGAGTTCGAGAGGTCCATGTACTTCCACCGGTATCTCCAGTGGAAGTGGCTGGAGGCTCAGCCGGTCACGCAGCACACCTTCAGGATGTACCGGGTACTTGGCAAGGGCGGCTTCGGAGAAGTTTGCGCGTGTCAG GTTCGCGCCACAGGCAAGATGTACGCATGCAAGAAGTTGGAGAAGAAACGCATAAAGAAACGCAAGGGCGAGGCGATGGTGCTCATTGAGAAACAGATCCTGCAGCGGATCAACTCGCGCTTTGTCGTCAACCTGGCGTACGCGTACGAGACCAAGGACGCGCTTTGTTTAGTACTCACTATTATGAACG GCGGTGATCTGAAGTTCCACATCTACAACATGTGCAGCGGCACGGACACCGGGCTCGGACTGGAGCGAGCCAGGTTCTACGCCGCGCAGGTCGCGTGCGGCCTCGAACACTTGCACAAGATGGGCATTGTTTACAG AGACTGCAAGCCAGAGAACATTCTGTTAGACGACGCGGGTCACGTGCGCATCTCGGACCTGGGGCTCGCCGTGGACGTGCCCGAGGGGGGCACGGTGCGGGGGCGGGTCGGCACGGTCGGGTATATGGCGCCCGAG GTGATAGACAACGAGCGGTACGCGTTCAGTCCGGACTGGTTCTCGTTCGGCTGTCTGCTGTACGAGATGATCGAGGGACGCGCGCCCTTCAGGGCTCGCAAGGAGAAGGTCAAGCGGGAGGAGGTCGACAGGAGGGTGAAG CACGAACAAGAGAAGTACTCGAGCAAGTTCAGCGAGTGCGGTCGCGCACTATGCTCCGCGCTGCTGGCCAAGAGCCCGGGCTCGCGGCTGGGCTGCAAcgtggcgcggcgcggcgcgctgCACGTGAAGGAGCACCGCTTCTTCGCCAACCTCAACTGGGCGCGCCTCGAGGCCGGCATGGTGGACGCGCCCTTTGTACCTGAC CCGCACGCAGTGTACGCGAAAGACGTGCTGGACATAGAACAGTTCAGCACAGTGAAGGGCGTGAACCTGGACGCGGCCGACGACACGTTCTACGGCAAGTTCAACACGGGCTCCGTCAGCATCCCGTGGCAGAGCGAGATGATCGAGACCGGCTGCTTCAACGAGCTCAACGTGTTCGCGAGAG GTGATGACAACCGGGAGGCTCCGACGGCGGACCTGCAGCTGGTGCCCGCCACCAACACGCAGGAGGAGGAGAAGGGATGCTTCATGTTTGCCAGACGG GTCCTCTGTCCCCAGAAGAAGGTGTCGGCCCGGCTCCGCGCCGTGCCGGTGCCGGAGCACCTCCTGGCGCCGTCCTCCCCCCCTCCCGCCGCGCCCCCCACCCCCGCCAGCTGA
- the Gprk2 gene encoding G protein-coupled receptor kinase 2 isoform X3, whose product MELENIVANTVYLKAREGGSDSNKGKSKKWRKILQFPHISQCLDIKTKIDVGYDYVVDQQPIGKLLFRQFCERNRPHYHKYNNFLDAFCSQTDRYEVEVDEARVSLAAEVFGKYLKTDDCEAVTDVVGKEVVDAAYNLIHAGYKDIFVECVRCVKNFLAGSPFAEFERSMYFHRYLQWKWLEAQPVTQHTFRMYRVLGKGGFGEVCACQVRATGKMYACKKLEKKRIKKRKGEAMVLIEKQILQRINSRFVVNLAYAYETKDALCLVLTIMNGGDLKFHIYNMCSGTDTGLGLERARFYAAQVACGLEHLHKMGIVYRDCKPENILLDDAGHVRISDLGLAVDVPEGGTVRGRVGTVGYMAPEVIDNERYAFSPDWFSFGCLLYEMIEGRAPFRARKEKVKREEVDRRVKHEQEKYSSKFSECGRALCSALLAKSPGSRLGCNVARRGALHVKEHRFFANLNWARLEAGMVDAPFVPDPHAVYAKDVLDIEQFSTVKGVNLDAADDTFYGKFNTGSVSIPWQSEMIETGCFNELNVFARGDDNREAPTADLQLVPATNTQEEEKGCFMFARRVLCPQKKVSARLRAVPVPEHLLAPSSPPPAAPPTPAS is encoded by the exons ATGTAGGTTACGACTACGTAGTGGACCAGCAGCCGATCGGCAAGCTGTTGTTTCGCCAGTTCTGCGAGAGGAACAGGCCGCACTACCACAAGTACAATAACTTCCTCGATGCG TTTTGTTCGCAGACAGACCGCTACGAGGTGGAGGTGGACGAGGCGCGCGTGTCTCTGGCCGCCGAGGTGTTCGGCAAGTACCTCAAGACGGACGACTGTGAGGCCGTCACGGACGTCGTCGGGAAAGAGGTCGTCGACGCCGCTTATAACCTTATACATG CGGGCTACAAGGACATATTCGTAGAATGTGTTCGTTGCGTGAAGAACTTCCTCGCGGGCTCGCCGTTCGCCGAGTTCGAGAGGTCCATGTACTTCCACCGGTATCTCCAGTGGAAGTGGCTGGAGGCTCAGCCGGTCACGCAGCACACCTTCAGGATGTACCGGGTACTTGGCAAGGGCGGCTTCGGAGAAGTTTGCGCGTGTCAG GTTCGCGCCACAGGCAAGATGTACGCATGCAAGAAGTTGGAGAAGAAACGCATAAAGAAACGCAAGGGCGAGGCGATGGTGCTCATTGAGAAACAGATCCTGCAGCGGATCAACTCGCGCTTTGTCGTCAACCTGGCGTACGCGTACGAGACCAAGGACGCGCTTTGTTTAGTACTCACTATTATGAACG GCGGTGATCTGAAGTTCCACATCTACAACATGTGCAGCGGCACGGACACCGGGCTCGGACTGGAGCGAGCCAGGTTCTACGCCGCGCAGGTCGCGTGCGGCCTCGAACACTTGCACAAGATGGGCATTGTTTACAG AGACTGCAAGCCAGAGAACATTCTGTTAGACGACGCGGGTCACGTGCGCATCTCGGACCTGGGGCTCGCCGTGGACGTGCCCGAGGGGGGCACGGTGCGGGGGCGGGTCGGCACGGTCGGGTATATGGCGCCCGAG GTGATAGACAACGAGCGGTACGCGTTCAGTCCGGACTGGTTCTCGTTCGGCTGTCTGCTGTACGAGATGATCGAGGGACGCGCGCCCTTCAGGGCTCGCAAGGAGAAGGTCAAGCGGGAGGAGGTCGACAGGAGGGTGAAG CACGAACAAGAGAAGTACTCGAGCAAGTTCAGCGAGTGCGGTCGCGCACTATGCTCCGCGCTGCTGGCCAAGAGCCCGGGCTCGCGGCTGGGCTGCAAcgtggcgcggcgcggcgcgctgCACGTGAAGGAGCACCGCTTCTTCGCCAACCTCAACTGGGCGCGCCTCGAGGCCGGCATGGTGGACGCGCCCTTTGTACCTGAC CCGCACGCAGTGTACGCGAAAGACGTGCTGGACATAGAACAGTTCAGCACAGTGAAGGGCGTGAACCTGGACGCGGCCGACGACACGTTCTACGGCAAGTTCAACACGGGCTCCGTCAGCATCCCGTGGCAGAGCGAGATGATCGAGACCGGCTGCTTCAACGAGCTCAACGTGTTCGCGAGAG GTGATGACAACCGGGAGGCTCCGACGGCGGACCTGCAGCTGGTGCCCGCCACCAACACGCAGGAGGAGGAGAAGGGATGCTTCATGTTTGCCAGACGG GTCCTCTGTCCCCAGAAGAAGGTGTCGGCCCGGCTCCGCGCCGTGCCGGTGCCGGAGCACCTCCTGGCGCCGTCCTCCCCCCCTCCCGCCGCGCCCCCCACCCCCGCCAGCTGA
- the Gprk2 gene encoding G protein-coupled receptor kinase 2 isoform X1: MELENIVANTVYLKAREGGSDSNKGKSKKWRKILQFPHISQCLDIKTKIDVGYDYVVDQQPIGKLLFRQFCERNRPHYHKYNNFLDAVSTYNISCDTDRYEVEVDEARVSLAAEVFGKYLKTDDCEAVTDVVGKEVVDAAYNLIHAGYKDIFVECVRCVKNFLAGSPFAEFERSMYFHRYLQWKWLEAQPVTQHTFRMYRVLGKGGFGEVCACQVRATGKMYACKKLEKKRIKKRKGEAMVLIEKQILQRINSRFVVNLAYAYETKDALCLVLTIMNGGDLKFHIYNMCSGTDTGLGLERARFYAAQVACGLEHLHKMGIVYRDCKPENILLDDAGHVRISDLGLAVDVPEGGTVRGRVGTVGYMAPEVIDNERYAFSPDWFSFGCLLYEMIEGRAPFRARKEKVKREEVDRRVKHEQEKYSSKFSECGRALCSALLAKSPGSRLGCNVARRGALHVKEHRFFANLNWARLEAGMVDAPFVPDPHAVYAKDVLDIEQFSTVKGVNLDAADDTFYGKFNTGSVSIPWQSEMIETGCFNELNVFARGDDNREAPTADLQLVPATNTQEEEKGCFMFARRVLCPQKKVSARLRAVPVPEHLLAPSSPPPAAPPTPAS, translated from the exons ATGTAGGTTACGACTACGTAGTGGACCAGCAGCCGATCGGCAAGCTGTTGTTTCGCCAGTTCTGCGAGAGGAACAGGCCGCACTACCACAAGTACAATAACTTCCTCGATGCGGTTAGTACCTACAATATTTCATGCGAT ACAGACCGCTACGAGGTGGAGGTGGACGAGGCGCGCGTGTCTCTGGCCGCCGAGGTGTTCGGCAAGTACCTCAAGACGGACGACTGTGAGGCCGTCACGGACGTCGTCGGGAAAGAGGTCGTCGACGCCGCTTATAACCTTATACATG CGGGCTACAAGGACATATTCGTAGAATGTGTTCGTTGCGTGAAGAACTTCCTCGCGGGCTCGCCGTTCGCCGAGTTCGAGAGGTCCATGTACTTCCACCGGTATCTCCAGTGGAAGTGGCTGGAGGCTCAGCCGGTCACGCAGCACACCTTCAGGATGTACCGGGTACTTGGCAAGGGCGGCTTCGGAGAAGTTTGCGCGTGTCAG GTTCGCGCCACAGGCAAGATGTACGCATGCAAGAAGTTGGAGAAGAAACGCATAAAGAAACGCAAGGGCGAGGCGATGGTGCTCATTGAGAAACAGATCCTGCAGCGGATCAACTCGCGCTTTGTCGTCAACCTGGCGTACGCGTACGAGACCAAGGACGCGCTTTGTTTAGTACTCACTATTATGAACG GCGGTGATCTGAAGTTCCACATCTACAACATGTGCAGCGGCACGGACACCGGGCTCGGACTGGAGCGAGCCAGGTTCTACGCCGCGCAGGTCGCGTGCGGCCTCGAACACTTGCACAAGATGGGCATTGTTTACAG AGACTGCAAGCCAGAGAACATTCTGTTAGACGACGCGGGTCACGTGCGCATCTCGGACCTGGGGCTCGCCGTGGACGTGCCCGAGGGGGGCACGGTGCGGGGGCGGGTCGGCACGGTCGGGTATATGGCGCCCGAG GTGATAGACAACGAGCGGTACGCGTTCAGTCCGGACTGGTTCTCGTTCGGCTGTCTGCTGTACGAGATGATCGAGGGACGCGCGCCCTTCAGGGCTCGCAAGGAGAAGGTCAAGCGGGAGGAGGTCGACAGGAGGGTGAAG CACGAACAAGAGAAGTACTCGAGCAAGTTCAGCGAGTGCGGTCGCGCACTATGCTCCGCGCTGCTGGCCAAGAGCCCGGGCTCGCGGCTGGGCTGCAAcgtggcgcggcgcggcgcgctgCACGTGAAGGAGCACCGCTTCTTCGCCAACCTCAACTGGGCGCGCCTCGAGGCCGGCATGGTGGACGCGCCCTTTGTACCTGAC CCGCACGCAGTGTACGCGAAAGACGTGCTGGACATAGAACAGTTCAGCACAGTGAAGGGCGTGAACCTGGACGCGGCCGACGACACGTTCTACGGCAAGTTCAACACGGGCTCCGTCAGCATCCCGTGGCAGAGCGAGATGATCGAGACCGGCTGCTTCAACGAGCTCAACGTGTTCGCGAGAG GTGATGACAACCGGGAGGCTCCGACGGCGGACCTGCAGCTGGTGCCCGCCACCAACACGCAGGAGGAGGAGAAGGGATGCTTCATGTTTGCCAGACGG GTCCTCTGTCCCCAGAAGAAGGTGTCGGCCCGGCTCCGCGCCGTGCCGGTGCCGGAGCACCTCCTGGCGCCGTCCTCCCCCCCTCCCGCCGCGCCCCCCACCCCCGCCAGCTGA